The Mauremys reevesii isolate NIE-2019 linkage group 3, ASM1616193v1, whole genome shotgun sequence genomic sequence ACCCTCATTCTTTTCACTGAAAGCGTTCTGAATGTTTGCCAAAGTCATGTCAGTGTTATACTTCCAAAAACATTTCATCTCCTCATTGATGTTTTTTCTGTTACATTCCACTTTAACAACAGATAAGGGAATTTCAGAAGAGTTATCCTTTTGTATTTCCATTACTGTGACGGATAGTAAATATTCTGCAGTCATGTCATATAACTTGTCTTTTGCTTCATTACTCCATGAACCCTCTGGGGAATTAAATCCAGACAGACAGCATGGAAAAGCTTGCACAGGTATTGTAAGCAACTGATCAGGAATTTGTCTAATCATCTCTCTGCCAACAAGTTCCTCAGATCCATAATCCACATGTCTGACAGTTAGGTTGTTATCTTTTATGCTGCTAACTTTTGCTCTGTAAAATTTTCCATCTTCACTATACTTTGCTATGCAAATATCACCACTTCTAATACTAGATCTGAAGTCATCCACACTGCTTATTTCAAGTTCTCCAGTTTCCTGTAGTTGTTTTTCTAAGTAGTTTATATTTTCTGGGTCAGCCATCTGACACCAAAAGTATTCTGGGCCTTTTACAATAGTGACATAGGTTTCTACAGTCTGAGCTACCTCTGGAGTCTTCCAGAAGAATGATTTAGTGTCAGTTATACTAGAAGCTTTATTGTTCTCATCAAAAGGCAGAGGTTCACACTGATTTGCCACATTAGCACCACTCTCTCTTCTGTCAAGTGCTTCTGTTGACTGAGATTCTTCTCTCATTCCAAAGGTTTCATTAATCAAATCCACTGCTATCATACCTTTCTCATCATAGAGAACAATTTCCCATCTGTCTTTGAGTTTCTCTACAAATTCACAGTTTATTTGAACTTCACTTGTTCTTTCTGAAAAATAACTCACTGCTTCCTGTGTCCAATTTGTAAACTGTTTAGACTGAACTCCAGCCAGCGAGGAATGAATACTCATCATTGGAACTGATGAATATTTTTCAAGCAGTCTACTTGTTTCACAAATATTAACTACGGAAGTGTTGCCATAATCTATATATTGTACACTTATCTGTTCATCAGATAGTTTCTCTTTTACTACAGCTCGATACCACAAGCCATCTTCTGAAAAAACTGCACAAATTAAGTCTCCTACTTGCACCTGTTGACTGAGACCCTCTGTTCCTGTTTTATTGTTTAATCCTTCTGAAATATCATTAAGTTGAGGCTCATCACTTGCTAATTGAATATAAAAATCTGAAGGGTTATTTACATGAGAAATGTATACTAAAGTTTTCAGACCAGGCACTAAGTTCCTTGGAGGCAAGTCACATATGCTTTTAAGTGGAAAAAGTGTACTATTTTCTCCTTGATTTCTAGTTTTAACAGTATCAGGTTTAACAGTATCAGACTTTATCTCTTTCTTTATAAAGGGTAAAGATTTATTTTCACCTACTTTTTTACCTACTAAGGGAGTACTTGCTGATGGAAAAACGTTGTTACTGCTAAATCTTTCCACAGATCCTAGAAACTTGGTTGACAACTCTCTTTTTGCAGCAGGTTGGAAGTGTTTTACATCCTTACATACAAAACTGGTCTTGGTATTGCACTCTTCTCCTTGGATTTCAGATCTCCAAGTTTTATTCTCAGACTTTCTTATGTATGTTGCTGATGACTTCGTGTTTTCATTCCTCTCTTCTTTGGCATTTATGTTTTTAGAGTGTAGagtttcattttctacatatttgttAGACTCTCTATTTTTTGGTAAGCTTAAGCCCTCTTTCATTTTTGCATTAATTTGAATATTGCCATCATACAGTTCAACTATCAGCTTTCCATCAGATTCTTTTGCTACCACTATCATCTTTAAAGGCTTATCCAAGACGGTGGTTTCAAACCATGTGGTAGCTTCTTTCGGTACATTAGAGATATCAGATAGTGAACATTTTATGGCTTGCATTGGCAAAAGCAAGATATCATATGCATCATTGGGTATAGGAATCAAGTCTTCTTTCTTTACCATCTGTGTATTCCCAAAATCTACAAAGAAGACTTCTTTATTAGGTTTGGTTTTCAAAACTGCTCCTCTGTACCAGTGACTGTCAGTATATCTTGCAAGATATAGGTTTCCAGGGTTTTGTGACATTTTTAAACTGTGCAGTACTTTGTTTAGTCGACTAATGTTATTTGTGAGCTGTTCTAGGACATTTGCATTTCTGGCAAGTTGGCAGTAAAATTTCCATGGATTGTCAACATGTGTTACATAAATCTCTTCTTCACTTCCAATTTTGATGTCATGTGGAGAATAATAGTAAGAGTGTAGCTGAACAGAAGATGCCAGAGGTTTTTGAGGTGGTACAGGTCTGGCCAACCCTTTCTCAGTTAAAAAATGGCACACACTCTGAAAAGGTGTAATTAAGTCCACAACATTAAACAGCTCTTTATTGTTTATGGTAGCTAGAGCAAATATTGTACACTTCAGTTCCAAATGATCTGCTCTATGATCAACAAACTCCTGAAAAGCTAGGATTGCTTTTTCATCCCAAACAAAAGGATCCTGACCATTTGGATGGATTAAATTGTAAAGGCTGCATCTGAAAGCCTGAGCCTTTAATTTCAGAAAGTTTGCATTAATTGAGCAGAGATTCTTTACAGAAACCAGCTCCTTGTTCCCATAGTCAACATATATTACTTCTACCTGTTCTGTAGAACACTCTCCACTAATAATCAAAGCTCTGTACCATTTCTCATCCTCTGAATACTTAGCTAAACACACTGGACTTGCCCAATGATGTGGCTGTGCTGACGTCTTGCAATAATCCTGAATTTCAGCCATTAATGACTTAAGTTCTTGATTGTTTCTACTCAACTGACACCAAAAGTAGCCAGGACTTTCAGCATAGGATATTACCACCTGAACTGTACTACCAACTTCCAGCTGACCTTCATAAGGAGATCCTGGTTTTATTTCCAAGTAGTATTGTATAAAAGAGGAGGGCAGATTTAggtttcccttaatttttttttcatcaggAGCTGAGTCACTTGATAAATGGCAAGTTTCTGCAGTAGGCTGGTCTTTGAATGTCAAAGGCATAGAGGAATTCAGCGCTATATTGTCTCTTACTGTTTTGGTTTGCACTCCACTCTTCCTGGCTGTTGAGCTCACTAGCTCCCCCTCACCAGCACGTTCTTTGGGTTCCTGCCTCAGAGACTGAGCAGATAACTTCTGAAGAGTCTCTGGAATATCAGCCCCTGGGAATTTTGCATAGCCTCCTTGGCACAAAATTTTGCTTATATTTTTCTCCCCTGTTTGAGACTGATCAAGAACTTCAATCACATGCTTGTCACCCTGCGTACCCAACACCTGGATCACCAGCTCTTTGCTCTGCACTGTCCTTTTAAAGTGAACCACAGCCTCTTTACTCCATGTCTTTCCCAGGGGACAGACATCTGCCAAACAGCACTTCAGAGCTACAGCAGGCAGCTCCCTGAACTGAGGTAGCAGCTCCTTCACCTCATACCAGTCCAAGATCTCCCTGTTGCCTCTGTCCACCAGGTGCACTTCCACCCCGTTCCCCAGCACATTGGTGATAACGGCCCGATAGTAGGCGTTCTCCTTCCACTTGGCGCAGCACAGGGCTCTCGGCTGGGGCTCCAGGACGATGACGTCCAGCTTCTGGGCTCGGGAGTAGAAGTCGCTCATGCTCCGCATCAGCTGGCTGAAGGGCAGGTGGTGCTCCTTGAGCCGCACCCAGAACTCGGACGGGTCTCTGACGAAGGACACCCGGGCATGGTAGAACACTCCCACCTTCACCCGCACGCCCGGCAGGTGGGCAGCGGCCGGGTCCCTCGGAGCCGCAGTTGCAGGGAGTGTGTCCGGCGGCGGCCCCGGCTCCTTAGGAGGGGCGGCGTCCTCCTCTTCCGGCGGCTCCTGCGCTCCCTGGCCGCCCTGCAGCAGGCTGTGGGCCAGGCAGCGGGTCTGCACCCCGTAGAGGCAGTTCAGGTTGAGGCCGTTCTCCCCGTACAGGTTCACGTAGTAGAGATGCTCGAAGGAATTGTAGGCTTCGATGCGGGCGCTCACCGCCTTGCCCAGCAGCAGCGCCTTGAGCCCGCTGAGCTGGGAGCGGGACCAGCCGCAGCCCCCGTCCGAGATGCCCTGCAGGGCGCACAGGTAAGTCACTACCGGCATGCGGAAACACTCCGCGGGCAGGCGGCGGAGGTTAGCCCCGGTGACGAATTCCTTCCTGCCGTAGTCCACGCAGATCACCTGGGCCACCagccgaccctgctccccggggaAGATCTCCAGCAACAGCGCGCGGTACCAGCGCCCGTCTATGCCGCGTGCGGCGCAAGGGGAGCCCGGCTTGGGGAGCGGATCCTGCTCCCG encodes the following:
- the TDRD6 gene encoding tudor domain-containing protein 6, whose product is MCSVQGIPSPGTTVSLRVSFVDVLPEVPLVRLWGLLGERREEYARLHQDIQAKAGPRLVGAPGAVWPAAGLGPGDLCLVELGDRWHRCRVVSRQGQHCRVFLLDEGRTMAADAYYLARGRDEFFHLPSEVLGCLLADLVPPGAGAAGAGGGEQPAASWSAGALEFLSYLNDKEVSGLVREVLMPQRLVLLELPWLLAQMHHLGLAKQVTPSCFRALLKRCLATPRQPKLEPPGPTSAQQYPVATTPLPGPAAQDFFYPRLQLGVTESVLVTQISDPHRVYCQLQSFSQEIQRLSDSLHQNYGTAARREQDPLPKPGSPCAARGIDGRWYRALLLEIFPGEQGRLVAQVICVDYGRKEFVTGANLRRLPAECFRMPVVTYLCALQGISDGGCGWSRSQLSGLKALLLGKAVSARIEAYNSFEHLYYVNLYGENGLNLNCLYGVQTRCLAHSLLQGGQGAQEPPEEEDAAPPKEPGPPPDTLPATAAPRDPAAAHLPGVRVKVGVFYHARVSFVRDPSEFWVRLKEHHLPFSQLMRSMSDFYSRAQKLDVIVLEPQPRALCCAKWKENAYYRAVITNVLGNGVEVHLVDRGNREILDWYEVKELLPQFRELPAVALKCCLADVCPLGKTWSKEAVVHFKRTVQSKELVIQVLGTQGDKHVIEVLDQSQTGEKNISKILCQGGYAKFPGADIPETLQKLSAQSLRQEPKERAGEGELVSSTARKSGVQTKTVRDNIALNSSMPLTFKDQPTAETCHLSSDSAPDEKKIKGNLNLPSSFIQYYLEIKPGSPYEGQLEVGSTVQVVISYAESPGYFWCQLSRNNQELKSLMAEIQDYCKTSAQPHHWASPVCLAKYSEDEKWYRALIISGECSTEQVEVIYVDYGNKELVSVKNLCSINANFLKLKAQAFRCSLYNLIHPNGQDPFVWDEKAILAFQEFVDHRADHLELKCTIFALATINNKELFNVVDLITPFQSVCHFLTEKGLARPVPPQKPLASSVQLHSYYYSPHDIKIGSEEEIYVTHVDNPWKFYCQLARNANVLEQLTNNISRLNKVLHSLKMSQNPGNLYLARYTDSHWYRGAVLKTKPNKEVFFVDFGNTQMVKKEDLIPIPNDAYDILLLPMQAIKCSLSDISNVPKEATTWFETTVLDKPLKMIVVAKESDGKLIVELYDGNIQINAKMKEGLSLPKNRESNKYVENETLHSKNINAKEERNENTKSSATYIRKSENKTWRSEIQGEECNTKTSFVCKDVKHFQPAAKRELSTKFLGSVERFSSNNVFPSASTPLVGKKVGENKSLPFIKKEIKSDTVKPDTVKTRNQGENSTLFPLKSICDLPPRNLVPGLKTLVYISHVNNPSDFYIQLASDEPQLNDISEGLNNKTGTEGLSQQVQVGDLICAVFSEDGLWYRAVVKEKLSDEQISVQYIDYGNTSVVNICETSRLLEKYSSVPMMSIHSSLAGVQSKQFTNWTQEAVSYFSERTSEVQINCEFVEKLKDRWEIVLYDEKGMIAVDLINETFGMREESQSTEALDRRESGANVANQCEPLPFDENNKASSITDTKSFFWKTPEVAQTVETYVTIVKGPEYFWCQMADPENINYLEKQLQETGELEISSVDDFRSSIRSGDICIAKYSEDGKFYRAKVSSIKDNNLTVRHVDYGSEELVGREMIRQIPDQLLTIPVQAFPCCLSGFNSPEGSWSNEAKDKLYDMTAEYLLSVTVMEIQKDNSSEIPLSVVKVECNRKNINEEMKCFWKYNTDMTLANIQNAFSEKNEGPGTDNTDAVCLEKAVASAGDAKQENSALQDALICAEPFHLTDNGCLNTAEIEEKVILKTANEHQTNFEILNKVENPLLKEESDSKTKTYVEPKTTEPQLLANSETKDLDLEPFEAQFLEDDELKTEMLEISLEVQSFLGEERKEQLELPSAEVQPSLDENVKLLEMEQLQMHSSLDELKKLLLELESLEGNPSLGDKTKEEVLELESLEMQTSLTDETKERLSELESLQVQLLDDEMGELMNLKSLEVSPSFSSRENWLEMETSLEIQPVCSDERGELFELIPCEVQVSLGEETKERVEWDLDLLEVDQVKAAPTEVEVESSLVKTLLSNGARKELEPEMHKPEMHQVQSLLGAERNEVLELVPSEVQASLGDKTRKDPLELETSILELSVDNADQLSFPKTDLKKQVSACPVELCGVGEADSRGEKCKKWLTLQEKSCAEQMKPDLHEVFREYKTILVSGESLRHKPSDEEEIEIREKQDATLVGHDADQSEHACNLEGFAVGSKCMVWTCLKWCEARILEISDEGTKVLNLSTGHEEIVNPENVWNGIPEVTKSPYEVDNLHSLSAEGSELKEKRASCGSDVMVDPYMLSSSPENATE